The Aureispira anguillae genome contains a region encoding:
- a CDS encoding XAC2610-related protein — protein MTTRISFCLWIPLLFLLMTCNTETKEANVTEIKEVVEQPEKNMEEEKPEKLEFEGKNIINTDQEIITAIEIRKKGTTEIFQIIKGLELPYQDGNPFFEQPTFEDLNFDGIPDMRMPEAMGNVNVYYAYWIYNSKNQQFERNTEMNLSLPTVDPQKQEIKSSERGSAATYTETIYGVQDGKFIKKSIENRTYSSESTYQSVVQERQEDGSMKEIRNEEVTE, from the coding sequence ATGACAACAAGAATATCATTTTGCTTATGGATACCACTGCTTTTTTTATTGATGACTTGTAATACTGAAACTAAAGAAGCAAATGTTACAGAAATCAAGGAAGTAGTAGAACAGCCAGAGAAAAATATGGAGGAAGAAAAGCCTGAAAAATTGGAGTTTGAAGGTAAAAATATCATTAATACCGATCAAGAAATAATTACGGCAATTGAAATTAGAAAGAAGGGAACGACTGAAATTTTTCAGATTATAAAGGGCTTAGAATTGCCCTACCAAGATGGAAATCCTTTTTTTGAGCAACCTACTTTTGAAGATCTAAATTTTGATGGAATTCCCGACATGAGAATGCCAGAAGCAATGGGAAATGTTAATGTGTATTACGCTTATTGGATTTATAACTCCAAAAACCAGCAATTTGAACGCAATACAGAGATGAATTTATCTTTGCCAACGGTTGATCCTCAAAAACAAGAGATTAAATCTTCAGAAAGGGGATCTGCTGCTACTTATACCGAAACTATTTATGGCGTTCAGGATGGAAAATTTATCAAAAAGAGCATTGAGAATCGGACTTACTCCTCAGAATCTACCTATCAATCTGTTGTTCAAGAAAGGCAAGAAGATGGATCTATGAAGGAAATTCGAAATGAAGAGGTGACGGAATAA
- a CDS encoding DNA repair ATPase, translated as MADDNKNIEETVAQEDSTQLESGTYEIIKSRLNKSGDNLRQRLEQLNAERKKVFGSIEMQLISNQRIETHHECIARDIFALGNVCIFGYNIRMGLKNIELQDVFSIYEFKDDHSFKAIDLDFLTVGNEKFVSDFKSLYRYSKEVYFLKFAKDKNDPFFYMIFKDGNSEKTFKWEIRDKKLFYDSTPGDKKYKYPNQFEFKWESVRLEMYRQGEHPHISILDKVFVETVGGDLTIKIEDNTDTGKGIYAEDVKHANQKISDATVSYADLDNLIAIRIKPYQEDFRYFIYNVKLQTVQRVDALENSGVLLPGKQGLVFSNGFYLQTGDFKMFDKTSGTGNLFEHRIQSPNGEDHLYVFHNPNDGSYILLSYNVIEQTVNTPIVCHGYTLFPNGELCYFRSEEAKTSHHLIQIWQTPYIKGKIIPSDHMDSFLYKISNKDIVRAMAECQELLSLLGKDDTYNDLYYDLNKRANVLLDSYYWIASEEAFNLGAPLTDIRTSANTAIDEFEKVQSIKKSTREAIRETQKNAVALFKEINSTSYLKIDQFVQHLADLRGIRGEVISLRELRYTDIPLIEELESQAAEINSTLSNNCVEFLLKEDALQPYLDRVSEAQGEIEQVETARQGKQLEERIDAIGKELELLIEIVSNLKIEDATQTTRIIDNITAIFATLNQAKAGIKRRLRDLTGAEAVAEFAAQSKLLDQGLINYLDIADTVTKCDEYYTKMMIQIEELESKFAEFDEFIIKIADKREEINSAFESRRLSIIESINKRTSALQSAAERNLKGIQNRAKNFKEVSEINGFFASDLMIEKVRDTIQKLIDLDDTNKADDIQTKLKTIKEDAIRQLRDKKDLFSGDGNSIKFGKHFFSVNKQKLGLSMTLKDSQMYYHLTGTGFYEEVTDPDFLTTKTVWEQGIVSENNEVYRAEYLAYIAFKKLQTENLDLLSEEVLPYVQQLINQRATKEEGYSKGIHDLDAAKMLESLLYLSKHIDLLVFDADARAMANLYWSKFITEENKSTFDKQLKSAGIILEVFPRTHEFDFLLQNLEEELTGFAHETKLFEPYLAPMAARYLFKEISRHNHFIISGDAHDLQVAFQQFLEQKSAMKHFSTALQSLENNLIEQYQLTKKWLNAFVEQSDNANYANYVNETVTLTLTNNHLESHVVNVKTQQELTGLHGAHNVVGKGGVYLLDYNEFMQKLDHYTREIVTQYEKFVAMKRQLANQFKEDLRLGEFQPRVLSSFVRNKLIDQLYLPIFGDNLAKQIGTVGDTTRTDRMGMLLLISPPGYGKTTLMEYVADRLGLIFMKINGPAIGHHVISLDPSEATNAAASKELEKLNLALEMGDNIMIYLDDIQHCNPEFLQKFISLTDGQRKIEGIYKGVTKTYDLRGKRVCVVMAGNPYTESGDKFQVPDMLANRSDIYNLGDIIGDTKDIFELSYIENSLTSNSILQKMATKSSKDIYGVVKFAQTGSREGIDFEGNHTNQELNEYVEVIKRMLTVRDAILKVNLEYIRSAAMEDSHRTEPSFKLQGSYRNMNKLAEKITPITNDEELKTLIISHYEGESQTLTSGAESNMLKFKEMIGALTEEESNRWEEIKRAFNKDRMLQGSKDDPMVQVVAQLSQFSDHLKDIHHSIQEGVEKGVNMTNSKPAKKSGGISFRKS; from the coding sequence ATGGCTGACGATAATAAAAATATAGAAGAAACAGTAGCGCAAGAAGATAGTACACAGTTAGAAAGTGGTACTTATGAGATCATTAAAAGTCGCCTCAATAAAAGTGGCGATAATCTCCGCCAACGATTAGAACAACTCAATGCAGAACGCAAAAAGGTGTTCGGCTCCATAGAAATGCAGCTGATCAGCAATCAACGCATTGAAACGCATCACGAATGTATTGCTAGAGATATTTTTGCTTTGGGCAATGTTTGTATCTTTGGGTACAACATTCGTATGGGACTCAAAAATATTGAATTACAAGATGTTTTTAGTATTTATGAATTTAAGGACGATCATAGCTTCAAGGCGATTGATTTAGACTTTTTAACCGTAGGCAATGAGAAATTTGTCTCGGATTTTAAAAGTTTATACCGCTATTCCAAAGAGGTTTACTTTCTTAAATTTGCCAAGGATAAAAACGATCCCTTCTTTTATATGATTTTTAAAGATGGGAATAGCGAAAAGACCTTCAAATGGGAAATTAGAGACAAAAAACTGTTTTACGACTCTACACCTGGTGATAAAAAATACAAATACCCCAATCAGTTTGAATTTAAGTGGGAATCGGTACGCCTAGAAATGTATCGTCAAGGAGAACATCCTCATATTTCTATTTTGGATAAAGTTTTTGTAGAGACAGTTGGTGGGGATTTGACCATCAAAATTGAGGACAATACAGATACGGGCAAAGGAATTTATGCAGAAGATGTTAAACATGCCAACCAGAAAATTAGTGATGCAACCGTTAGTTATGCAGACTTGGATAACCTTATTGCCATTCGAATCAAGCCTTATCAAGAGGACTTTAGATATTTCATCTATAATGTAAAATTACAGACCGTACAACGGGTTGATGCGCTTGAAAATTCAGGGGTTTTGTTGCCTGGCAAGCAAGGTTTGGTTTTTTCCAATGGGTTTTATCTACAAACAGGTGATTTTAAAATGTTTGATAAAACTTCGGGTACAGGAAATTTATTTGAACATCGAATTCAATCCCCCAACGGAGAAGATCACCTTTATGTATTTCACAACCCCAATGATGGTTCTTATATATTATTGTCTTACAATGTAATTGAGCAAACGGTTAATACGCCGATTGTTTGCCATGGGTATACTTTATTCCCAAATGGCGAGCTATGTTACTTTAGAAGTGAAGAGGCCAAAACATCGCACCATTTGATTCAAATATGGCAAACGCCTTATATCAAAGGAAAAATCATTCCTTCGGATCACATGGATTCTTTTCTTTATAAAATTAGCAACAAAGACATTGTTCGTGCTATGGCTGAGTGTCAAGAATTGTTAAGCCTCTTGGGCAAAGATGATACTTATAATGATTTGTACTATGATCTGAATAAACGAGCTAATGTTCTCTTAGATTCTTATTATTGGATTGCAAGCGAAGAAGCCTTTAACTTGGGTGCTCCCCTAACCGATATTCGTACTTCTGCCAATACAGCCATTGATGAATTTGAAAAGGTTCAAAGCATCAAAAAGAGTACGAGGGAAGCCATCCGTGAAACACAAAAGAATGCGGTTGCTTTATTTAAGGAAATCAATTCAACCTCTTATCTAAAAATTGATCAATTTGTCCAGCACTTAGCCGATCTTCGGGGAATTCGTGGAGAAGTTATTTCGCTTAGAGAATTGCGTTATACGGATATTCCGCTTATTGAGGAGTTAGAAAGTCAAGCCGCTGAAATCAACAGTACCTTATCTAATAATTGTGTAGAATTCTTGCTCAAAGAAGATGCCTTACAACCTTATTTGGATCGAGTCTCGGAGGCGCAAGGTGAAATTGAGCAGGTTGAAACGGCTAGGCAGGGCAAACAGTTGGAGGAACGCATTGATGCCATTGGTAAGGAATTAGAATTATTGATTGAAATTGTTTCGAATTTAAAAATCGAGGATGCTACTCAAACTACTCGAATAATCGACAACATTACTGCTATTTTTGCTACGCTAAATCAAGCAAAAGCTGGCATCAAACGCCGTTTGCGTGACTTAACAGGAGCAGAAGCTGTCGCTGAATTTGCAGCACAGTCAAAATTACTAGATCAAGGTTTAATCAATTATCTGGATATTGCTGATACGGTCACCAAGTGTGATGAGTATTATACCAAAATGATGATACAGATTGAGGAACTGGAGAGTAAGTTTGCGGAATTCGATGAGTTTATCATTAAAATAGCGGATAAACGTGAAGAAATTAATAGTGCTTTTGAATCTCGTCGTTTGTCTATTATTGAATCCATCAATAAACGTACTTCTGCCCTACAGAGTGCTGCGGAGAGAAACTTAAAAGGAATTCAAAATCGTGCTAAAAACTTTAAGGAGGTATCAGAGATCAATGGCTTTTTTGCTTCTGACCTAATGATTGAAAAGGTTCGGGACACCATCCAAAAGTTAATTGATCTGGACGACACCAATAAGGCGGATGATATTCAAACCAAATTAAAGACGATTAAGGAGGATGCTATTCGCCAATTGAGGGACAAAAAAGATCTTTTTTCTGGCGATGGAAATTCCATCAAGTTTGGTAAACATTTCTTTTCGGTTAACAAGCAAAAACTGGGCTTGTCAATGACCCTAAAAGATAGCCAGATGTATTATCACCTCACAGGAACTGGTTTCTATGAGGAAGTAACCGATCCCGATTTTTTGACCACCAAAACGGTTTGGGAACAAGGGATCGTTTCTGAAAACAATGAGGTTTATAGAGCAGAATACCTAGCCTATATCGCCTTTAAAAAATTACAGACTGAAAACCTTGATTTGCTTTCGGAGGAAGTGCTGCCGTACGTTCAACAATTGATTAACCAACGTGCCACTAAAGAAGAGGGATACAGCAAGGGAATTCACGATCTGGATGCCGCCAAAATGTTGGAATCTTTGCTTTATTTATCCAAGCATATTGATTTATTAGTTTTTGATGCGGATGCGAGGGCAATGGCTAATTTATATTGGAGTAAATTTATAACGGAGGAAAATAAATCTACGTTTGACAAACAACTAAAAAGTGCAGGAATTATCCTTGAGGTCTTCCCTAGAACGCATGAGTTTGATTTTTTGCTTCAAAACTTAGAAGAAGAATTGACTGGGTTTGCTCATGAGACTAAATTATTTGAGCCTTATTTGGCTCCAATGGCTGCCCGTTACTTATTCAAAGAAATCTCACGTCACAATCATTTTATAATAAGTGGGGATGCCCACGATCTGCAAGTTGCTTTTCAGCAATTTTTAGAGCAGAAAAGTGCAATGAAGCATTTTTCTACAGCGCTTCAATCCTTGGAAAATAACTTGATTGAACAATACCAATTAACCAAAAAATGGTTGAATGCTTTTGTAGAACAAAGTGACAATGCCAATTATGCCAATTATGTCAATGAAACGGTTACCTTAACTCTTACCAACAATCATTTAGAAAGTCATGTGGTTAATGTCAAAACACAGCAAGAGTTAACGGGTTTGCATGGCGCTCACAATGTTGTCGGAAAAGGTGGGGTTTATCTATTGGATTATAATGAGTTTATGCAAAAACTAGATCATTATACACGTGAAATTGTTACGCAATATGAGAAATTTGTTGCCATGAAACGCCAATTGGCCAACCAATTTAAGGAAGACTTGCGCTTGGGTGAATTCCAACCTAGGGTGCTCAGTTCTTTTGTTCGTAACAAATTAATTGATCAATTGTACTTGCCTATTTTTGGAGATAACTTAGCCAAGCAAATTGGTACTGTTGGTGATACTACTCGTACCGATAGAATGGGGATGTTGCTTTTGATTTCGCCTCCTGGTTATGGAAAAACGACCTTAATGGAATATGTCGCCGATCGTCTGGGCTTGATCTTTATGAAAATTAATGGTCCTGCCATTGGGCATCATGTTATTTCCTTAGATCCGAGCGAAGCTACCAATGCAGCGGCCTCCAAAGAATTGGAAAAATTAAACTTGGCGCTAGAAATGGGAGACAATATCATGATTTATTTAGATGATATTCAGCATTGTAATCCTGAGTTCTTACAGAAGTTTATTTCCTTAACAGATGGTCAACGAAAAATTGAAGGGATTTACAAAGGTGTCACCAAAACTTATGACTTGCGAGGAAAACGAGTTTGTGTTGTTATGGCTGGTAACCCTTATACCGAGAGTGGGGATAAATTCCAAGTTCCTGATATGTTAGCCAATCGTTCTGATATTTATAATCTAGGAGATATTATTGGAGATACCAAAGATATTTTTGAATTGAGTTACATCGAAAATTCATTAACTTCCAATTCTATTCTTCAAAAAATGGCGACCAAAAGTTCTAAAGATATTTATGGAGTGGTCAAATTTGCACAAACGGGAAGTAGAGAGGGCATTGATTTTGAAGGCAACCATACCAACCAAGAACTTAACGAGTATGTGGAGGTCATCAAACGAATGTTAACGGTTCGGGATGCAATTTTGAAGGTGAACTTAGAGTACATTCGCTCGGCTGCTATGGAGGATTCTCATCGCACAGAGCCTTCCTTCAAGCTCCAAGGTTCTTATCGTAATATGAACAAATTGGCTGAAAAAATTACGCCGATTACCAACGATGAGGAATTAAAAACACTAATTATTTCGCATTATGAAGGAGAGTCTCAAACCTTGACCTCTGGTGCGGAATCGAATATGCTGAAATTTAAGGAGATGATTGGTGCTTTAACCGAAGAAGAAAGTAATCGCTGGGAGGAAATCAAAAGAGCCTTTAACAAAGATCGAATGTTACAAGGGAGCAAGGACGACCCAATGGTTCAAGTTGTGGCACAACTGTCTCAATTCTCAGATCACCTCAAAGATATTCACCATTCCATTCAAGAAGGTGTTGAGAAGGGCGTTAATATGACCAACTCTAAGCCTGCTAAAAAATCGGGTGGTATTAGTTTCCGAAAATCGTAA